Genomic window (Gammaproteobacteria bacterium):
GGCGGCCGATTCCTTGAGCAGCGGACCGACGACGATACCCACGCCCGCGTCGAGCGCAGCCTGATAGCTTGCCGCCGGGCCAGGGGCGGTCTCGTCGAGGATCAGGACCTCGGGCCGCGTGCCGTCGGCGGAGTCGGCGAGGTAGGCGGCGAGGAAGCCGTCGCGGATGGCTTCGCCCGCGGCGCGCTGCGCACCGGAGAGCGGCAGCATCAGCGCCAGCTTGCGTGGCTGCGCGGCGGCTGGCGTGACCGCTGCGGGTGCCGCAGTGGCTGGCGGCTTGCCGGGACGCACAGGACCGGTGAGCGGCGGGACCGGTGCCGCGGGTTGCGTCGGCTGTTGTAGCGGCCCGCAGGCCGTGCCCACAATGGCAGAAACGCAGGCGGGCAACGCGCTGCGCAGCCACGCAGTGCGGAGCCGGAGCCGCCACGGGGCGGAGTGCGGGCACGGGGCTGCGGCTTCTCGCATCGACAACGTCATCGCAACACCAAGGTCAGTAACCGTGAACGATCCCGGAGTGCTCTACGTGGTCGCGACCCCCATCGGGAACCTCGATGATATCAGCATGCGTGCCGTGGCCGTCCTCGGCCGGGTGGCGCTGGTGGCCGCCGAGGATACCCGCCATACGGGGCAGCTCCTCGCGCACCTCGGGCTGCAGGTGCGCCAGCTGGCCCTGCATGAGCACAACGAGGCCGCGCGGGTCGACGAGGTGCTGGCGCATCTCGCTGCCGGGGAGTCGGTCGCGCTGGTGAGCGATGCGGGTACCCCGCTCATCAGTGATCCGGGGTTCCGGTTGGTGGCGGCGGCACGGGAGCGGGGTTGCACCGTGACGCCCATTCCCGGCGCCTGTGCCGCCATCGCCGCGCTGTCGGCATCCGGATTGCCCACCAACCGCTTCCGCTTCGAGGGCTTCCTGCCCGCACGTGCCGGTGCACGCTGTGCCCGGCTGGCCGATCTGCAGGCCTGCCCCGATACGCTGGTGTTCTACGAGGCGGTGCACCGGGTGGGGGAGATGCTCGCCGATCTCGCTCTGGCTTTTGGTGACGAGCGCCAGGCCTGTGTGGCCCGCGAGCTGACCAAGCTGCACGAGACGTTCTACTGGGGGGGTCTGGGTGAGATCCGCGCCCGGCTGGCCGCGGACCCGGGGGGCGGGCGGGGTGAGTTCACCATCGTGGTGGCCGGTGCACCGGCGGCGACGGCGGACGATGCGGAACTGCGGCGTATCGTGCGCCTGCTGATGGAAGAGCTGCCGGCGGCACAGGCCGCGCGTCTGGCCGCGCGCATCACGGGTGGCTCGCGTCGGGAGGCCTATGCGCTGGCGCTGGGTGAGCCCCCGCGGGCGGAGTCCTGATTGCCGCCGAATGACCAATGACCTATGGTGGCCGCTGGAGCCGGCCAGGCGATCGCTCGGGGGCAACCCCGGGAGGAAAGTCCGGGCTCCGGCGGGCAGGGTGCCAGGTAACGCCTGGGGGGCGCGAGCCCACGGAAAGTGCCACAGAAAATATACCGCCTCGGGCTTCACGGCCTGCGGTAAGGGTGAAAAGGTGCGGTAAGAGCGCACCGCGCGGGTGGTAACACGCCGCGGCACGGAAAACCCCACCTGGAGCAAGACCAAATAGGGAAGCAGCCGGGTCCGGCAACGGGCCGGGCACCGTCGCCCCGCGGGCTTCCGGGTAGGTCGCTCGAGGCTGCTGGTGACAGCGGTCCCAGAGGGATGGTCGCCCACGACAGAACCCGGCTTATCGGCCGGCTCCTTTTCTTTCGGTAAGCCCGAAAAGCCCGACCTGGCACCTATCTGATCCTTTGCGCGGAATCGGCGCGACTGGATGGGCGAGCGCGGGCGATCGCTTGCGCCTGCACGGCAACGCTGGTGCTCAGGCGCAACACAGCAATTTGCCATAAGCCTCTGATTTCCTATTTGTCTCGATGACGTGTCGCAGGGCTGGCTTGCGGCGTCACGCCTAAGTCGCTGTCCTCAAAGAATTTAGTCGCAGTTTTCTGTTGACGCTCCGCGGTTGCAAACCTATAGTGGCCGAAGGTGGTACAGAGTGGGAGGAAATGGGCTTCAGTGCCCAGTCCGCCGTGTTTCGTGGGGCAACCAAAATCACCCTGGATGCGAAAGGGCGGCTGGCATTCCCGGCCCGCTACCGCGAGCGGCTGGCCACGCGCTGCGAGGGGCGCCTGGTCTGCACGGTGGATCCCGACTACTGCCTGCTCATCTATCCGCTCCCGGACTGGGAGGAGATCGAGCGCAAGCTGATGCGACTGCCGTCGTTGAACCAGAAGGCGCGGAGACTGCAGCGCCTGATGGTCGGTTACGCATCGGAACTGGACCTCGACAGCCACGGGCGAATCCTCGTTCCCCGCGAGCTGCGTGAATTCGCGTCCCTGGACCGGCAGGCGATCCTGTTCGGCCAGGGGAACAAGTTCGAGTTGTGGGACGAGGCGCGCTGGAACGAGCGGCGGGACAAGTGGCTGGCAAGCGGTGCCGACGACGGCATGGACCTGCCGGCAGAGCTGGGTCAGCTCTCCCTCTGAAGCAGCCAGCCTCCTCGCCGAACGGGGCCGCGTCGGGCGTCGCGGGTCGTGCTGGGGGTTGGAGGTGCAAGGCCATGTTCCGGTTCTCCTCGACGAGGTGCTCCACGGCCTTGCCGTCCAGCCGGATGGCGCCTACGTGGATGCGACCTTCGGTCGGGGCGGGCATAGCCGGGTGATCCTCGGGGCGCTGGGACCGCGCGGCCGCCTGGTCGCGCTGGACCGGGATCCCGATGCGGTACGGGTGGGCCGGGAGCTGGCACAGGCGGACTCCCGGTTCGCGATAGAACAACAAGGCTTCGGTCAATTGCGGCGGGTCGTGGAAGCACAAGGTCTGGCAAGCGGGGTGGACGGAATCCTGTTCGACCTGGGCGTGTCGTCGCCCCAGGTCGACACGCCGGCGCGTGGTTTCAGCTTCCAGCATGAAGGCCCGCTGGACATGCGCATGGATCCGGCATCCGGCCCGAGCGCGGCCGACTGGCTCAATGCCGCCGAGGAGCGCGAGATCGCCAGCGTGCTGCGCCGGCTGGGAGAGGAGCCCGCAGCCGGGCGCATCGCCCGCGCCATCTGCGAGCGGCGCCTGCAGCAGCCGCTGCGCACCACCAGCGATCTCGCCGCGCTGGTGCTGTCGGTGATGCCGCGGCGGGGGCCGCGCCATCCGGCGACGCGGGTGTTCCAGGCCATCCGCATCTACATCAACCGCGAACTCGAGGAGCTCGAGGCCGGCCTGGCGCAGGCGCTGGACCTGCTGCGCATGGGCGGGCGCCTGTGCGTCATCAGCTTCCACTCGCTCGAGGACCGCATCGCCAAGCGCTTCCTGCGCGACCATTCACGTGTCAGCCCGGCGCTGGCCAGCCTGCCCGTGGTGCCTGCCTCGGCGCGGCCGCGCCTGCAGCTCGTCGGCGGCGCCATCCACGCGGGTGACGCCGAGCTGGCGGCCAATCCGCGGGCGCGCAGCGCGGTGTTGCGCGTGGCGGAGAAGCTGGCATGAACACGGCGCTGCGCAATCGCTGCCTGTTTGCGGCCCTGGTGGCCGCGGTGCTGGCCTCCGCCGTCGCGGTGGTCTACGCCAAACACGAAAACCGCAAGCTGTTTGCCGAGCTGCAGGTGCTCACGCAGCAGCGCGACCAGCTCGAGGTGGACTGGAGCCGCCTGCAGGTCGAGCAGAGCACCTGGTCCACGCACGCCAGGGTGGAGCAGCTCGGCCGCGGCGAGATGCACATGCGCAGCCCCGGCCCGGACGAGATCCGGTCGCTGCCATGAGTACGCGCGGAGAAGAGGGGCGGTCGCCCCAGCAGAGCTTCCGGATCCGCTGGGCCGTTGCCTGCGCGATGCTGGTGCTGATGGCCCTGGTGCTGGTCGGGCGCGCGGTGCACCTGCAGGTCTTCAACAAGGGCTTCCTCATCAGCCAGGCCGAGGCGCGCCACCTGAGGACCGCCAAGATCTCGGCCAACCGCGGCGTCATCACCGACCGCAACGGCCAGCCACTCGCCGCCTCCATGCCGGTGGACAGCCTCTGGGTGAGCCCGCAGGAACTGGCACGTGCCCCGGAGTTCATCCCCCGGCTCGCCAAGGCGCTGGGCATCGAACCCGGCGGCTTTGCGCGGCAGATCACGCGCAATGTCGACAAGGACTTCATGTACCTGCAGCGGCACATGAACCCGGCCGATGCGCAGGCCATCCTCGACAAGGGCATTCCCGGCGTGCACGTGCTGCGCGAGTACCGCCGCTATTACCCGGCCGGCGAGGTGGCCGGGCACCTGGTGGGCTTCACCAACGTCGACGACGATGGCCAGGAGGGCATGGAGCTGGAATTCGACGGCTGGCTGCGCGGCCATCCGGGCAAGAAGCTGGTGCTCCGCGACCGGCTGGGCCGCGTGGTGGAGGACGTCGAGCGGCTGGAGCCGCCCCGTCCCGGGCGGGAGGTGGCCGCCTCCATCGATCTTCGCATCCAGTACCTGGCCTACCGGGAGCTCAAGGCAGCGGTGCAGGAGAACCGGGCGCTGTCGGGTTCCGCCGTGGTGCTCGATGCGGAAACCGGCGAGGTGCTGGCCATGGTCAACCAGCCTTCCTACAACCCCAACGACCGCTCGCAGTACGCGCCGGGCCGCTTCCGCAACCGCGCCATCACCGACCTGTTCGAGCCGGGTTCGAGCTTCAAGCCGCTGATCATCGCCGCGGCGCTGGAGAGCGGGCAGTGGCAGCGTGACAGCCGCGTGGACACCTCGCCGGGCATGCTGCAGGTGGCCAACAAGGTCATCGAGGACGAGCACAACCTCGGCGTCATCGACCTGGCCACGGTGCTGGCCCGCTCCAGCAACGTCGGCGTCACCAAGGTGGCGCTGTCGCTGCCCTCCGAGCAGCTGTGGAGCGTGCTCAACCGCTTCGGCATCGGGCGGCCGACGTCCAGCGGCTTTCCCGGCGAATCCGCGGGGCTGCTGAGCCCGTACGAGAACTGGCGGCCGATCGCCAAGGCCACCATGGCCTACGGCTATGGCCTGTCGGTGACGCCATTGCAGCTGGCGCAGAGCTACGCAGTGTTCGCGGCCGATGGCGTGATGCGCCCGGTGTCGCTGGTCCGCGTGGATCACCCGCCAATCGGCCGCAAGGTGCTGTCGACGGACAATGCGCGTGCCATGGTGGAGCTGCTCGAGCACGTGGTGGCTCCGGACGGTACCGGCCTGCGCGCCGCGGTCGCCGGATATCGCGTCGCCGGCAAGACGGGCACGGCCCGGAAGTTCGAGGTCGGTGGCTATTCCTCCGAGCGCTACACCGCCGTCTTCGCCGGTGTCGCGCCGGTGAGCCGGCCGCGGCTGGCGGTGGTCGTCGTGGTGGACGAGCCGCGGGCTGGCGAGTACTACGGCGGCGCGGTGGCCGCGCCCGTGTTCTCGAAGATCGTCGCGGGCGCCATGCGCATCCTGGCCATCGCCCCCGACAAGCCCGTGGCGCCGGCGGGCAGGCAACCGGCGACGGCGGTCACGGCCGCGAACAACCCATGATGGCCGCAGCGGAAACCGACATGGAGCTGAGCCAGCTGTTTCCGGGCCTCGTCCCCGCGCCACCGTCGCTGGATGTGCCCGACATCGCCACCCACAGCGCCGAGGTGGTGCCAGGCGGGCTGTTCCTGGCCTGCGCCGGCAGCCGCGACCACGGCCTGCGCTTCCTCGGCGATGCGCTGGACCATGGCGCCGGCGCCGTGGCCTGGGAGCCGCAGCCGGCTCTCCCGCCTCCGGGCCTGCCGGCAGGCGTGGTGGGCCTGCCGGTTCCCGGCCTGCGCCGCGAACTCGGCGGCATCGCCAACCGCTTCTTCGCCAGGCCATCGGCCGGCATCTCGGTCACCGGCATCACCGGCACCAATGGCAAGACCACCGTGGCCTGGCTGCTGGCGCAGGCACTCGGCCATCTCGGCCACCGCGCCGGTTACATGGGTACGCTCGGCTATGGCAGCGTCACCGCGCTGCGGCCGGAACCGCTGACCACGCCGGGTTGCGTGACCGTGCACCGGCACCTGCGCGAGCTGGCCGACGCCGGCCTGGACGACGTGGCCATGGAGGTGTCGTCCCATGCCCTCGACCAGGGGCGCGTGGATGGCGTGGCCTTCCGCATCACCGCCTTCACCAACCTCAGCCGCGATCACCTCGACTATCACGGCGACCTCGCGAGCTATGGCCGCGCCAAGCAGCGGCTGTTCCTCGAGAGCGGTGCCGCCACCGCCGTCATCAACCTCGGCGATGCGTTCGGCCGCGAGCTGGCCGGCCGCTTGCCGGCGGGCATGCGGCTGGTTGGCGTTGCCGCCACGCCGGGCCAGGGTGCGGCCGTGGAGATCTCACCGCTGGCCGGTGGCCGGCCAGGCCGGCGCCTGCGACTGGAGGTGGAGGGCAGCGGCGTGGAGTTCGACTCCCTGCTGCTGGGCACCTTCAACCTGGAGAACCTGGCGCTGGCCGCCGGCATCCTCCACGCGCAGGGCTTCGCGCCGGCGGCGATTGCCACCGCGCTCGCCACCTGCCAGGCGCCGCCCGGACGCATGCAGGTGCTGTCCTCCGGCGCCGGGCCGCGCGTGGTGGTGGATTTCGCCCATACGCCGGATGCCCTGCGGCGCGTGCTGGAAGCGCTGCGCGAGGAGGCTCCGGCCCGCCTGTGGTGCGTGTTCGGCTGCGGTGGCGATCGTGACGCCGGCAAGCGCCCGCTGATGGGTGCGGTGGCGCGCGAGCTGGCCGACCGCCTGGTCGTCACCGACGACAATCCGCGCAGCGAGGATCCGGATGCCATCGTCGCGGCCATCCTCGAGGGCGCCGGCAGCGGCCCGCAGGTCGAGGTCATCCGTGATCGTGCCGCCGCGATCCGTCATGCGGTGGGCATGGCCGCCCGCGACGACGTGGTGCTGATCGCCGGCAAGGGCCACGAGGCGGTGCAGATCGTCGGTCACGAGGCCCGTGCCTTCTCCGACCAGGCGGTGGCGGGCGCGGCGCTCGCCGGACGCACATGAGCATGGGTCGCCTGTCCATGGTAGCGGAGGCGGTGGGCGGCACGCTCTTCGGCGCCGACGCCGAATTCGCCGCGGTGAGCACCGATACCCGCAGCCTGCAGCCCGGCGAGCTGTTCTTCGCGCTGCGCGGCGCCAGCAACGATGGCGGCGCCTTCGTCGCCGAGGCGGCCCGGCTCGGTGCGGCCGGCGCCGTGGTGACCGCGCGCCAGCCGGGCGCCTTGCCGCAGGTGGAGGTGGCCGACACCCGTCTCGCCCTGGGCGAACTGGCCCGCGCCTGGCGCGCGCGCTTCGACATCCCGCTGATCGGCATCACCGGCTCCAACGGCAAGACCACGGTCAAGGAGATGACGGCGGCGATCATGCGCGTCGCCCTCGGCGGCAGCGTGGATCCGCTGCTGGTGACCTGGGGCAACCTCAACAACGAGATCGGCCTGCCGCGCACGCTGCTGTACCTGAACGAGAGCCACCGCGCGGCGGTGATCGAGATGGGCGCCGCGAGGCGCGGCGACATCGCCTACCTGGCGCGCATCGCCTGCCCCACCGTGGCGGTGGTGACCAATGCCGCGCGCGCCCACCTGCAGGGCTTCGGCAGCGTCGACGACGTGGCTGCCACGAAGGGCGAGATCTACGATTCCCTGCCGCAGACCGGCACCGCGGTGGTCAACCGCGACGACCGCTTCTTCCACGCCTGGTGGGAACGCAGCGCGGGCCGCCAGCGCCTGAGTTTCGGCCTGCACCCGGATGCCGATTTCCGCGCCACCGACATCGTCGTCTCCGGAACCATCGGTTTCACGCTGCACGGGGCCGGCACCGCCTTGCCGGTGCGCCTGGCCATGGCCGGAGCGCACAACGTGCTCAATGCGCTGGCCGCCGCCGCCGCCGCCCACGCCGCCGGGGCGCAGCCGGCTGCCATCGCGGCCGGCCTGGCCGCGGTGCGCAATGTCGCCGGCCGCCTGCGCCGGGTACCGGCCCAGCTGCGGCTGGCGCTCTACGACGACAGCTACAACGCCAATCCCGGCTCGGTGCGCGCCGCGATCGCCTTTCTCGGCAGCCAGGCCGGCGAGCGCTGGCTGGTGCTGGGCGACATGGCCGAGCTCGGGCCCGACAGCCTGAAGATGCACCGCGAGATGGGCGAATGCGCACGCCTGGCCGGCATCTCCCGGCTCTATTGCGCCGGCGTCAACAGCGCGGCAGCAGCCGAGGCCTTCGGCAGCAACGCACGCCACTACGTGGAGGTGCCGGCCCTCGCCGCAGCGTTGGCGGCGGAGGTACATCCCGGCATCACCGTGCTCGTCAAGGGTTCCCGCTCCATGGGCATGGAACGGGTGGTGCAGGCGCTGGCCGCGGACAGCGGCCCGGCAGGGCACTGAGGCCGGCGATGCTGTACCTCGCTGCGGAATTCCTCACGCGCTTCGTCTCGGGCTTCAACCTGTTCACGTACATCACCATGCGGGCGATCATGAGCGCGCTGACGGCGCTGATCCTCTCGCTGGTGCTCGGGCCGGGCCTGATCCGCCGCCTCACGGAAAAGAAGATCGGCCAGACGGTGCGCAACGACGGCCCGGGCAGCCACCTGCCCAAGGCCGGTACGCCGACCATGGGCGGTACGCTGATCCTGCTGGCGATCGCCGCGGGCACGCTGCTCTGGGCCGACCTGCGCAGCCATTACGTCTGGGTGGTGCTCGGCGTGACGCTGGCCTACGGCCTGATCGGTTTCGTGGACGACTACCGCAAGCTGACCCGCCGCGACCCGAAGGGCCTCTCGGCCCGCGCCAAGTTCACCGGCCAGCTGCTGGTGGCCCTGGCGGCGGCGGGTTACCTGTACGCGCTGGCGGACCGGCCCCAGGAGACGGCGCTGCTGGTCCCGTACCTGAAGAACCTGGCCATCCCGCTGGGCGGCTTCTACATCGCCTTCGTGACGCTGGTGATCGTCGGCACCAGCAATGCGGTGAACCTCACCGACGGGCTCGACGGCCTGGCCACCATGCCGGCGGTGCTGGTGGCTGGAGCGCTCGGCGTCTTTGCCTATGCCGCGGGCAATGTCATCTATTCCCGCTACCTCGGCATTCCCTACGTGGCCGGCGCGGGCGAGATGCTGGTGTTCTGCTCGGCGCTGGCGGGTGCCGGCCTCGGCTTCCTCTGGTTCAACGCCTATCCGGCCCAGGTGTTCATGGGAGACGTCGGCGCGCTCGCGCTCGGTGGCGCGCTCGGCGCCGTGGCGGTGGTGGTGCGCCAGGAGCTGGTGCTGGTGATCATGGGCGGCATCTTCGTCGCCGAGACCGTCTCGGTGATGATCCAGGTGGCGTCGTTCAAGCTGACCGGCAAGCGCGTGTTCCGCATGGCGCCGCTGCACCACCACTTCGAGCTCAAGGGCTGGGCCGAGCCCAAGGTCATCGTGCGCTTCTGGATCATCACCGTGATCCTGGTTCTGGTCGGGCTCTCGAGCCTGAAGATCCGATGATGGCCGCGCGCAGCAACGGCATCGTGGAACCGGGCGCCGCCACATCCCGCGAGGTGCTGGTGCTCGGCATGGGCATCACCGGCGCGTCCTGCGCGCGACACCTGGCGGCGCGCGGCCTCACGGCCTGGTTCGCCGACACGCGGTCCGGACCGCCCGGGCTGGCGGCAATCCGCGCGGCGATGCCGGAAGCCGGGCTGCTGGCGGGCGCGGTGCCGGCCACGGTACCCGAGGGAGTCGGCAGGCTGGTGGTCTCGCCAGGCGTCGACCTCGACCTGCCGGTGCTGCTCGACGCCCGCCGCCGCGGCCTGCCGGTGCTGAGCGACCTCGACCTGTTCGCCGCCGACTGCCGGGCGCCGATGCTCGGCATCACCGGTTCCAACGGCAAGAGCACGGTGACGACGATGGTCGGCGCGCTGCTCACGGCTGGCGGCTGGCCGGTGGCCGTCGGTGCCAACCTCGGCACGCCGGCGCTCGACCTGCTCGGCGCCGGGGTGCAGGCCTACGTGCTGGAACTCTCCAGCTTCCAGCTCGAGCGCAGCGCGCCGCTGGCGCTCGCGGCGGCCGTGGTCCTCAACGTCGCCCCGGATCACCTCGACAAGCACGGCGACATGGCGGCCTACGCGGCGGCGAAGGCGCGCATCTACTCGCGCTGCGCCGTCGCCGTGCTGAACCGCGACGAACCGGCGCTCGCTGCCATGGTGCCGGCCGGCACGCGGGTGATCGGCTTCGGCCTCGGCCGTCCGCAGGGCGAGGACTTCGGGCTCATCACCAGCCAGGGGAGCGAGTGGCTGGCGCAGGGCGAGCGCCTGCTGCTGCCGGTCGCCGACCTCGGCACCACCGGCCGCCACAATGTCGCCAATGCGCTGGCGGCACTGGCGATGGTCGCGGCTGCCGGCGGACCGCCGGACACCGCGGCCGTGCTGCGCGGCTTCCACGGCCTGCCGCACCGGATGCAGCTGGTGGCCAGGGCGCAGGGCATCACCTGGATCGATGACTCCAAGGCCACCAACGTCGCGGCTGCGGTGACCGCCATCCGCGGCACCAGCGGTCCGCTGGTGCTCATCGCCGGCGGCGACGCCAAGGGACAGGCATTCGACGAACTGGCCGCGGCGCTGCGCGGGCGACAGGCGGCGGTGATCCTCATCGGGCAGGACCGCGGGCGGATGCAGCGTGAACTGCAGGGCAGCGCTGCCGTGGAACTGGCCGACACGCTGCCCGGGGCCGTGGACCGCGCCCGTGAACTGGCGCCGGCCGGCGCCACCGTGCTGCTGGCTCCGGCCTGCAGCAGCCTCGACATGTTCCGCAACTACGAGCACCGCGGCCAGGTCTTCGCCGCCGCAGTGCGCGGGCAGGCATCGTGAGCGCGCGCCTGGAAGCCGGACGGATGTTCAGCGTGCAGGCGGAGCAGCGTTTCGACCTGGTGCTGGTGCTGGCCGTGGCGGCGCTGCTGGGCGTCGGCCTGGTGATGGTGGCTTCCGCCTCGATGTCGCTCGCCGAACGCAACTACGGTGGCCCGCTGTACTTCTTCTGGCGCCAGCTCGGCGCCGTGGGCGCCGGCCTGCTTGGTGGCTGGGCGATGCTGCGCACGCCCACCGCGATCTGGGAGCGGCTCGGGCCGATGCTGCTGGTGCTGGCCCTCGGGCTGCTGCTGGCAGTCCTGCTGCCGGGCTTCGGTCGCACCGTCAACGGCAGCACGCGCTGGCTCAGCGTGGCCGGAATCAACCTCATCCAGGTGTCGGAGCCGGCGCGCCTGCTGATGCTGCTGTACTTCGCCGGCTACGCCGTGCGTCGCAACCAGGAATTGCGTGGCAGCTTCGCCGGTTTCGCGCGGCCGATCGGCCTGAGCATCCTCGCCTGCGGGATGTTGCTCCTGCAGCCGGATTTCGGCGCGGCGCTGATGCTCATGGTGGTGACGCTGGCGGTGCTGTTCGCGGCCGGCGGCCGCATCCGCGACTTCATGATCTGCGCCGCCGCGGTACTGGTGCTGGGAGCACTGGCGGCAGTGGCCGCGCCCTACCGCGTGGTGCGCCTGACCTCCTTCCTCAATCCCTGGCTGGACCCGTACAAGACCGGCTTCCAGCTCACCAACTCGCTGATCGCCATCGGCACCGGCGAGTGGTCCGGGCTCGGCCTCGGCGGCAGCGTGCAGAAGCTCTTTTACCTGCCCGAGGCGCACACCGATTTCGTCTTCGCCGTCATTGCCGAGGAGTTCGGGCTGGTGGGCAGCGTGACGCTGGTGGCGCTCTTCGGCGTGGTGATCTGGCGGGCGCTGCTGGTGGCGCGCCACGCGGCGCTGCGCGAGCGCTGGTACCAGGCCTGCGTGGCCTTCGGCTTCGCCGTCTGGCAGGGCGCGCAGGTGTTCATCAACATCGGCGTGAACATGGGCATCCTGCCCACCAAGGGCCTGACGCTGCCGCTGGTGAGCTATGGCCGGAGCAGCCTGCTGGTGACGCTGATCGGCTTCGGCCTGCTCCTGCGCATCGACATGGAGAACCGCGGGGCGGTCGGTCGCCGGCGCGCGGCGGCCGAGCGGAGGACCACGGCATGAAGCGCGCACCGGTCCTCATCATGGCCGGCGGCACCGGCGGACACGTGTTCCCGGCGCTGGCGGTGGCGCGCATCCTGCGCGGGCGCGACGAGCAGGTCGTGTGGCTCGGCAGCCGCAACGGCATGGAGACGCGGCTGGTCCCGCAGGACGGCTTCGAGATCGAGACCATCCG
Coding sequences:
- the rsmH gene encoding 16S rRNA (cytosine(1402)-N(4))-methyltransferase RsmH, translating into MEVQGHVPVLLDEVLHGLAVQPDGAYVDATFGRGGHSRVILGALGPRGRLVALDRDPDAVRVGRELAQADSRFAIEQQGFGQLRRVVEAQGLASGVDGILFDLGVSSPQVDTPARGFSFQHEGPLDMRMDPASGPSAADWLNAAEEREIASVLRRLGEEPAAGRIARAICERRLQQPLRTTSDLAALVLSVMPRRGPRHPATRVFQAIRIYINRELEELEAGLAQALDLLRMGGRLCVISFHSLEDRIAKRFLRDHSRVSPALASLPVVPASARPRLQLVGGAIHAGDAELAANPRARSAVLRVAEKLA
- the rsmI gene encoding 16S rRNA (cytidine(1402)-2'-O)-methyltransferase, translating into MNDPGVLYVVATPIGNLDDISMRAVAVLGRVALVAAEDTRHTGQLLAHLGLQVRQLALHEHNEAARVDEVLAHLAAGESVALVSDAGTPLISDPGFRLVAAARERGCTVTPIPGACAAIAALSASGLPTNRFRFEGFLPARAGARCARLADLQACPDTLVFYEAVHRVGEMLADLALAFGDERQACVARELTKLHETFYWGGLGEIRARLAADPGGGRGEFTIVVAGAPAATADDAELRRIVRLLMEELPAAQAARLAARITGGSRREAYALALGEPPRAES
- a CDS encoding penicillin-binding protein 2, whose protein sequence is MSTRGEEGRSPQQSFRIRWAVACAMLVLMALVLVGRAVHLQVFNKGFLISQAEARHLRTAKISANRGVITDRNGQPLAASMPVDSLWVSPQELARAPEFIPRLAKALGIEPGGFARQITRNVDKDFMYLQRHMNPADAQAILDKGIPGVHVLREYRRYYPAGEVAGHLVGFTNVDDDGQEGMELEFDGWLRGHPGKKLVLRDRLGRVVEDVERLEPPRPGREVAASIDLRIQYLAYRELKAAVQENRALSGSAVVLDAETGEVLAMVNQPSYNPNDRSQYAPGRFRNRAITDLFEPGSSFKPLIIAAALESGQWQRDSRVDTSPGMLQVANKVIEDEHNLGVIDLATVLARSSNVGVTKVALSLPSEQLWSVLNRFGIGRPTSSGFPGESAGLLSPYENWRPIAKATMAYGYGLSVTPLQLAQSYAVFAADGVMRPVSLVRVDHPPIGRKVLSTDNARAMVELLEHVVAPDGTGLRAAVAGYRVAGKTGTARKFEVGGYSSERYTAVFAGVAPVSRPRLAVVVVVDEPRAGEYYGGAVAAPVFSKIVAGAMRILAIAPDKPVAPAGRQPATAVTAANNP
- the ftsL gene encoding cell division protein FtsL, which encodes MNTALRNRCLFAALVAAVLASAVAVVYAKHENRKLFAELQVLTQQRDQLEVDWSRLQVEQSTWSTHARVEQLGRGEMHMRSPGPDEIRSLP
- a CDS encoding UDP-N-acetylmuramoyl-L-alanyl-D-glutamate--2,6-diaminopimelate ligase, coding for MMAAAETDMELSQLFPGLVPAPPSLDVPDIATHSAEVVPGGLFLACAGSRDHGLRFLGDALDHGAGAVAWEPQPALPPPGLPAGVVGLPVPGLRRELGGIANRFFARPSAGISVTGITGTNGKTTVAWLLAQALGHLGHRAGYMGTLGYGSVTALRPEPLTTPGCVTVHRHLRELADAGLDDVAMEVSSHALDQGRVDGVAFRITAFTNLSRDHLDYHGDLASYGRAKQRLFLESGAATAVINLGDAFGRELAGRLPAGMRLVGVAATPGQGAAVEISPLAGGRPGRRLRLEVEGSGVEFDSLLLGTFNLENLALAAGILHAQGFAPAAIATALATCQAPPGRMQVLSSGAGPRVVVDFAHTPDALRRVLEALREEAPARLWCVFGCGGDRDAGKRPLMGAVARELADRLVVTDDNPRSEDPDAIVAAILEGAGSGPQVEVIRDRAAAIRHAVGMAARDDVVLIAGKGHEAVQIVGHEARAFSDQAVAGAALAGRT
- a CDS encoding phospho-N-acetylmuramoyl-pentapeptide-transferase — its product is MLYLAAEFLTRFVSGFNLFTYITMRAIMSALTALILSLVLGPGLIRRLTEKKIGQTVRNDGPGSHLPKAGTPTMGGTLILLAIAAGTLLWADLRSHYVWVVLGVTLAYGLIGFVDDYRKLTRRDPKGLSARAKFTGQLLVALAAAGYLYALADRPQETALLVPYLKNLAIPLGGFYIAFVTLVIVGTSNAVNLTDGLDGLATMPAVLVAGALGVFAYAAGNVIYSRYLGIPYVAGAGEMLVFCSALAGAGLGFLWFNAYPAQVFMGDVGALALGGALGAVAVVVRQELVLVIMGGIFVAETVSVMIQVASFKLTGKRVFRMAPLHHHFELKGWAEPKVIVRFWIITVILVLVGLSSLKIR
- the mraZ gene encoding division/cell wall cluster transcriptional repressor MraZ gives rise to the protein MFRGATKITLDAKGRLAFPARYRERLATRCEGRLVCTVDPDYCLLIYPLPDWEEIERKLMRLPSLNQKARRLQRLMVGYASELDLDSHGRILVPRELREFASLDRQAILFGQGNKFELWDEARWNERRDKWLASGADDGMDLPAELGQLSL
- the murF gene encoding UDP-N-acetylmuramoyl-tripeptide--D-alanyl-D-alanine ligase: MSMGRLSMVAEAVGGTLFGADAEFAAVSTDTRSLQPGELFFALRGASNDGGAFVAEAARLGAAGAVVTARQPGALPQVEVADTRLALGELARAWRARFDIPLIGITGSNGKTTVKEMTAAIMRVALGGSVDPLLVTWGNLNNEIGLPRTLLYLNESHRAAVIEMGAARRGDIAYLARIACPTVAVVTNAARAHLQGFGSVDDVAATKGEIYDSLPQTGTAVVNRDDRFFHAWWERSAGRQRLSFGLHPDADFRATDIVVSGTIGFTLHGAGTALPVRLAMAGAHNVLNALAAAAAAHAAGAQPAAIAAGLAAVRNVAGRLRRVPAQLRLALYDDSYNANPGSVRAAIAFLGSQAGERWLVLGDMAELGPDSLKMHREMGECARLAGISRLYCAGVNSAAAAEAFGSNARHYVEVPALAAALAAEVHPGITVLVKGSRSMGMERVVQALAADSGPAGH